Proteins from one Corallococcus exiguus genomic window:
- a CDS encoding NmrA/HSCARG family protein, whose amino-acid sequence MPVDFSITVLVTGATGQQGGAVLRKLADRGHHVVALVRDADAPAARALRRPGVTLAQGDFDDPVSLESAMRGVDAVYAMATPFGAGGVDAEVQHGKNLADAAKRASVRHFVYSSVAGASELTGIPHFDSKHAVELYLRRRDMPFTILGPTFFMENLLQRPTRDMLAAGKLALGLPATRGLQMVAVEDLAGFAMHVLGDPERFIGERIEVASDEVTGQQAAALLSMVSGHRINFEQIPLDQLQQQSEDLAAMFEWLDRVGYHADILTLRNSHLRVSWQTFETWARHQDWDFVNAPAWPATAAEPVTPQP is encoded by the coding sequence ATGCCCGTGGATTTCTCCATCACCGTGCTCGTCACTGGCGCCACCGGCCAGCAGGGCGGTGCCGTCCTCCGCAAGCTCGCCGACCGGGGGCACCACGTGGTGGCGCTGGTGCGGGACGCGGACGCTCCGGCCGCCCGCGCCCTGCGCAGGCCCGGCGTCACCCTGGCCCAGGGCGACTTCGACGACCCCGTCTCGCTGGAGAGCGCCATGCGCGGCGTGGACGCCGTCTACGCCATGGCCACGCCCTTCGGCGCGGGCGGCGTGGACGCGGAGGTCCAGCACGGCAAGAACCTGGCGGACGCGGCGAAGCGCGCCAGCGTGCGGCACTTCGTGTACTCGTCCGTGGCGGGCGCGTCGGAGCTCACCGGCATCCCGCACTTCGACAGCAAGCACGCCGTGGAGCTGTACCTGCGGCGGCGGGACATGCCCTTCACCATCCTGGGCCCCACCTTCTTCATGGAGAACCTCCTCCAGCGGCCCACGCGCGACATGCTGGCGGCGGGGAAGCTGGCCCTGGGGCTGCCCGCGACGCGCGGCCTCCAGATGGTCGCGGTGGAGGACCTGGCCGGCTTCGCGATGCACGTGCTGGGAGACCCGGAGCGCTTCATCGGCGAGCGCATCGAAGTTGCCTCCGACGAGGTGACGGGCCAGCAGGCCGCCGCGCTGCTCTCCATGGTGAGCGGCCACCGCATCAATTTCGAACAGATTCCCCTGGATCAACTCCAACAGCAGAGCGAGGACCTGGCGGCCATGTTCGAGTGGCTGGACCGGGTGGGCTACCACGCGGACATCCTCACCCTGCGCAACAGCCACCTGCGCGTGAGCTGGCAGACCTTCGAGACCTGGGCGCGCCATCAGGACTGGGACTTCGTCAACGCGCCCGCCTGGCCCGCCACCGCCGCCGAGCCGGTGACGCCCCAGCCGTAG
- a CDS encoding DUF6843 domain-containing protein, with protein MSPSRKRLHLCLLPALLGLLACGTRAAPEVHLIPQGYRGPVVIFFNVPGARSALQEDGREYRIGEDGTLAVSSPPNYGGGRLDNFRFFYEGPGGTRERLAYAASTPHNQLQVFAVHQGEMPLRPGSREEVRFEMYVVGVPDEMPDWSDRLHALVERKVAAMPLPR; from the coding sequence ATGAGTCCATCACGAAAGCGGCTTCACCTCTGCCTGCTCCCAGCGTTGCTGGGCCTGCTGGCCTGCGGCACCCGGGCAGCCCCGGAGGTCCACCTCATCCCTCAAGGCTACCGGGGACCGGTGGTCATCTTCTTCAACGTCCCCGGCGCCCGCTCCGCCCTCCAGGAGGACGGACGGGAGTACCGGATCGGCGAGGACGGGACGCTGGCGGTCAGCTCGCCGCCCAATTACGGCGGAGGCAGGCTCGACAACTTCCGGTTCTTCTACGAAGGGCCGGGGGGCACGCGGGAGCGACTCGCCTACGCGGCCTCGACGCCCCACAACCAGCTTCAGGTCTTCGCCGTGCACCAGGGGGAGATGCCCCTCAGGCCCGGTTCCCGGGAGGAGGTGCGCTTCGAGATGTACGTCGTCGGGGTACCGGATGAGATGCCGGACTGGTCCGATCGGCTCCATGCCCTGGTAGAGCGGAAGGTCGCGGCCATGCCCCTGCCGCGCTGA
- a CDS encoding DUF2203 domain-containing protein, whose translation MRFFSVEEASRLVPLLTKTFGRVRPWVERVQKLAEVLDGPEAPPDTLEVRSFREERDELLERIRGELGPLQEMGLEIKGADGLVDFHARRGEEPVYLCWRYGENAVAHWHDLKAGFSGRRPIDSPDDFEPTYLS comes from the coding sequence ATGCGCTTTTTCAGCGTGGAAGAGGCCAGCCGGCTGGTGCCGTTGCTGACGAAGACCTTCGGGCGCGTGCGCCCCTGGGTGGAGCGCGTGCAGAAGCTGGCGGAGGTGCTGGACGGCCCGGAGGCTCCGCCCGACACCCTCGAGGTGCGCTCCTTCCGAGAGGAGCGCGACGAGCTGCTGGAGCGCATCCGCGGTGAGCTGGGCCCGCTCCAGGAGATGGGCCTGGAGATAAAGGGCGCGGACGGCCTGGTGGACTTCCACGCGCGGCGCGGCGAGGAGCCCGTGTACCTCTGCTGGCGCTACGGCGAGAACGCCGTGGCGCACTGGCATGACTTGAAGGCCGGCTTCTCCGGACGCCGCCCCATCGACAGCCCGGACGACTTCGAGCCCACCTACCTCAGCTGA
- a CDS encoding c-type cytochrome yields MRGLRAGVAAVLAGVLAGCGGEEGPQAAADYGEALFQDARLSSSEYNKFSCATCHVTTAEVPAGRIDSGHTLYNVAARPSWWGGDETQLLDAVNFCYVNFMRGVTKLGAEEPRSRALYEYLSRISPDAQAPALPFTVVKDIQDVPRGDATRGEAVYRAACQNCHGATHTGEGRLTDLASVLPEVTRDYDRLFPGIPHAQVVIEKVRHGPFFGVGGNMPLYSTEALSDADLGALLMYLGL; encoded by the coding sequence GTGAGGGGCCTGCGCGCGGGTGTGGCGGCGGTGCTCGCGGGGGTGCTGGCCGGGTGTGGTGGCGAAGAGGGGCCCCAGGCCGCGGCGGACTACGGAGAGGCGCTGTTCCAGGACGCGCGGCTGTCGTCGAGCGAGTACAACAAGTTCTCGTGCGCGACGTGCCACGTGACGACGGCGGAGGTGCCGGCGGGGCGCATCGATTCAGGGCACACGCTGTACAACGTGGCGGCGCGGCCGAGTTGGTGGGGCGGCGACGAGACGCAGCTGCTGGACGCGGTGAACTTCTGCTACGTGAACTTCATGCGCGGCGTGACGAAGCTGGGGGCGGAGGAGCCGCGCTCCCGCGCGCTGTATGAGTACCTGTCGCGGATCAGCCCGGACGCGCAGGCGCCCGCGCTGCCGTTCACGGTGGTGAAGGACATCCAGGACGTGCCCCGGGGCGACGCCACGCGAGGCGAAGCGGTGTACCGGGCGGCGTGCCAGAACTGCCACGGCGCGACGCACACGGGCGAGGGCCGACTGACGGACCTGGCGTCGGTGCTGCCGGAGGTGACTCGCGATTACGACCGGCTCTTCCCGGGCATCCCGCACGCACAGGTTGTCATCGAAAAGGTGCGGCACGGTCCGTTCTTCGGCGTGGGAGGCAACATGCCGCTCTACAGCACGGAGGCCCTGTCCGACGCGGACCTGGGTGCGCTGCTCATGTATCTGGGACTTTGA
- a CDS encoding YncE family protein, whose translation MRRAAWLCVLALGACTEAEPPEPGKDVPELTYAEPNPWTRGGSTVPPPGASGRLLVTNSLDDSVSLLDMDGLGTPGWGELARVPVGLNPVELEGPHHTAVSPAGDYYYVGISNYVPGGGSGPHGAHGTGTADGYCLKVSAKDNRLVASTRVDRNPGDVIVSADGRTLYQTHFDLLRIADVARKGGPEEDMVSRLVILDAETMTVKERVKVCPAPHAVRLSADERTAYVACWSDEVAVVDLAAAGMPVTRVKVAAGSGTAVSPRHQPYALTVSPTTGDVWVSSLASKQVQVLEPGTHTMNPERTVYLRGSPMFGAFTRDGRTLYMPYQQEDAVAVIDAATSTVQRTVQLSQAGCLNVHQFMLTPDERHGLAVCEGDHIGPGTLHVVDLTEGTVLSTVQMGIFPDSVSLLRGQP comes from the coding sequence GTGAGGCGCGCCGCCTGGCTTTGCGTCCTGGCGCTGGGCGCTTGCACGGAGGCCGAACCGCCGGAGCCGGGCAAGGACGTGCCCGAGCTGACGTACGCGGAGCCCAACCCGTGGACGCGGGGCGGCTCGACGGTGCCGCCTCCGGGGGCTTCCGGGCGATTGCTGGTGACGAACAGCCTGGATGACTCCGTGAGCCTGCTGGACATGGACGGGCTGGGGACGCCGGGCTGGGGCGAGCTGGCGCGCGTGCCGGTGGGGCTCAACCCGGTGGAGTTGGAGGGACCGCACCACACGGCGGTATCGCCAGCTGGCGACTACTACTACGTGGGCATCTCCAACTACGTGCCCGGAGGCGGCTCGGGTCCGCATGGCGCGCATGGGACGGGGACGGCGGACGGCTACTGCCTGAAGGTGAGCGCGAAGGACAACCGCTTGGTGGCGTCCACGCGCGTGGACCGCAACCCGGGGGACGTCATCGTCAGCGCGGACGGGCGCACGCTGTACCAGACGCACTTCGACCTGTTGCGCATCGCGGACGTGGCGCGGAAGGGCGGGCCGGAGGAGGACATGGTCTCGCGCCTGGTCATCCTCGACGCGGAGACGATGACCGTGAAGGAGCGGGTGAAGGTGTGCCCCGCGCCGCACGCGGTGCGCCTGTCCGCGGATGAGCGCACGGCGTACGTGGCGTGCTGGTCGGACGAGGTCGCGGTGGTGGACCTGGCGGCGGCGGGCATGCCGGTGACGCGCGTGAAGGTGGCGGCGGGCTCGGGCACGGCGGTGAGTCCGCGCCATCAGCCATACGCGCTCACGGTGTCGCCCACGACGGGGGACGTGTGGGTCAGCTCGCTCGCGAGCAAGCAGGTGCAGGTGCTGGAGCCCGGGACGCACACGATGAACCCGGAGCGCACGGTGTACCTGCGCGGCTCGCCCATGTTCGGCGCGTTCACGCGGGACGGGCGCACGCTCTACATGCCCTATCAGCAGGAGGACGCGGTGGCGGTCATCGACGCGGCGACGTCCACGGTGCAGCGCACGGTGCAGTTGTCACAGGCGGGATGTCTCAACGTGCACCAGTTCATGCTGACGCCGGACGAGCGCCACGGGCTGGCGGTCTGCGAAGGGGACCACATCGGCCCGGGCACGTTGCACGTCGTGGACCTGACGGAGGGCACGGTGCTGTCCACGGTGCAGATGGGCATCTTCCCGGACTCGGTGAGCCTGTTGCGGGGGCAGCCGTGA
- a CDS encoding cyclic nucleotide-binding domain-containing protein produces MTPNDSNGDDVAVGPGSSVTRGVWARVLKGAVEDAVRAYEAMGAGQRERVLEEALVVPADTRTRLVEVLRQARDFAGAARLLESDGDDRGAAPLYEQAGAPLLAAEAWLRVGEQARAAAAFERAGSLEQALSLYQALGARESLAHLLGRMHRPMEAAQVFRVLGNSHAELEMLRAVPVDDGQRPEAVLRMCELLDAEGATWRALVLLADGIKHASGAGLLLLQAEQARLLQQLGLASAPEGSVAAEKAQPVVDGYGYLKAIPIFDGLSLEDMRDLYRLARPVLVPAGTTVLEKGAKGMGLVVLLEGMVSVSTGPGRDARQLNMLGPGAFLGEISLILDGPVSAHVRAHTVVRALRVTRTDFQYFLETHEAAALRIYRLFTQSLAERVRDLSS; encoded by the coding sequence GTGACTCCAAACGATTCGAACGGGGACGACGTGGCCGTGGGCCCTGGCTCCAGCGTCACGCGAGGGGTGTGGGCTCGGGTGCTGAAGGGCGCGGTGGAGGACGCGGTGCGCGCGTACGAGGCGATGGGGGCGGGGCAGCGCGAGCGGGTCCTGGAAGAGGCGCTGGTGGTGCCCGCCGACACGCGCACCCGGCTGGTGGAGGTGCTGCGGCAGGCGCGCGACTTCGCGGGCGCGGCGCGGCTGTTGGAATCGGATGGAGACGACCGGGGCGCGGCGCCGCTGTACGAACAGGCGGGAGCGCCGCTGCTGGCCGCGGAGGCGTGGCTGAGGGTGGGGGAGCAGGCCCGCGCGGCGGCGGCCTTCGAGCGGGCTGGTTCGCTGGAGCAGGCGCTGTCGCTGTACCAGGCGCTGGGCGCGCGCGAGTCGCTGGCGCACCTGCTGGGTCGCATGCACCGGCCCATGGAGGCGGCGCAGGTGTTCCGGGTGTTGGGCAACTCGCACGCGGAGCTGGAGATGCTGCGCGCGGTGCCCGTGGATGACGGGCAGCGGCCGGAGGCGGTGCTGCGCATGTGTGAGCTGCTGGACGCGGAGGGCGCGACGTGGCGCGCGCTGGTGCTCCTGGCGGACGGCATCAAGCACGCGTCGGGGGCGGGGCTGCTGCTGCTCCAGGCGGAGCAGGCGCGGCTGCTCCAGCAGCTGGGGCTCGCGTCGGCGCCGGAGGGCTCGGTCGCGGCGGAGAAGGCTCAGCCGGTGGTGGATGGCTATGGCTATCTGAAAGCCATTCCCATCTTCGATGGTCTGTCTTTGGAAGACATGCGCGACCTCTACCGCCTGGCCCGGCCCGTGCTGGTGCCGGCGGGGACGACGGTGCTGGAGAAGGGCGCGAAGGGGATGGGGCTGGTGGTGCTGCTGGAGGGCATGGTGAGCGTGTCCACCGGCCCAGGCCGGGACGCGCGCCAGCTCAACATGCTGGGGCCGGGCGCGTTCCTGGGGGAAATCTCCCTCATCCTGGATGGCCCGGTGTCCGCGCACGTGCGCGCGCACACGGTGGTGCGCGCCCTGCGTGTCACTCGGACGGACTTCCAATACTTCCTGGAGACGCACGAGGCCGCGGCCCTGCGCATCTACCGCCTCTTCACCCAGAGCCTGGCGGAGCGGGTGCGGGATTTGAGCAGCTGA
- a CDS encoding WD40/YVTN/BNR-like repeat-containing protein: MAGLLGSVSSGAAWAHAGLPETANVTLRRGHSEDFFVGATFGAVISRDSGRTWRWVCPDAMGYGGWRPESFVWRETGQILAATGNALLSSKDGACSWSSHPAFKDTWVTGLAAHPSDDAVLYVATGRSTSATNGVFRSEDGGETWRPLGLQRAGVLFSAVRVSTADPRTLYVSASDTARMYLFRSDDAGETWEELPQAFPDLVRPFDFVVTATDPVEPHRVWARVSAQGYTHILHSTDGGRTFTARTGAGIDDVFINMDVSADGGTAWVSTYNSFFRSQEGGAFSKLVLPTGNACVTRVGDVIYGCGSPWLHDWSLARSSDDGTTWEPLFSLEQIQGSHQCPAGTPVRELCPSRWPQLAETIGAPLYPDGVPDAGVLDAGVQPVEDAGTPADPKPKPSSGCAAAPAGMLLPLFLLPLLRRGRRREAP; the protein is encoded by the coding sequence GTGGCCGGCCTCCTGGGCTCGGTGAGCTCGGGCGCCGCGTGGGCGCACGCGGGCCTGCCGGAGACGGCCAACGTCACGCTGCGGCGAGGCCACTCCGAGGACTTCTTCGTGGGGGCCACGTTTGGCGCGGTCATCTCGCGCGACAGTGGGCGGACGTGGCGCTGGGTGTGTCCGGATGCCATGGGGTATGGCGGCTGGCGCCCGGAGTCCTTCGTCTGGCGCGAGACAGGGCAAATCCTGGCGGCCACCGGCAACGCGCTGCTGTCCTCGAAGGACGGCGCGTGTTCGTGGTCGTCGCACCCGGCGTTCAAGGACACCTGGGTGACGGGGCTCGCGGCGCACCCCTCGGATGACGCGGTGCTGTACGTGGCCACGGGCCGCTCCACTTCGGCGACCAACGGGGTGTTCCGCTCGGAGGACGGCGGGGAGACGTGGCGGCCGTTGGGGCTCCAGCGCGCGGGGGTCCTCTTCTCCGCCGTGCGCGTGTCCACCGCGGACCCGCGCACGCTCTACGTGTCCGCGTCGGACACGGCGCGCATGTATCTGTTCCGCAGCGACGACGCGGGCGAGACGTGGGAGGAATTGCCGCAGGCCTTCCCGGACCTGGTGCGCCCGTTCGACTTCGTGGTGACGGCGACGGACCCGGTGGAGCCGCACCGCGTCTGGGCGCGCGTGTCCGCGCAGGGCTACACGCACATCCTGCACAGCACGGACGGCGGGCGCACCTTCACCGCGCGCACGGGCGCCGGCATCGACGACGTGTTCATCAACATGGACGTCTCCGCCGACGGCGGCACCGCGTGGGTGTCCACGTACAACTCCTTCTTCCGCAGCCAGGAGGGCGGGGCCTTCTCCAAGCTGGTGCTGCCCACCGGCAACGCGTGCGTGACGCGCGTGGGAGACGTCATCTACGGCTGCGGCTCGCCGTGGCTCCATGACTGGTCGCTGGCGCGCAGCAGCGACGACGGCACCACGTGGGAGCCCCTCTTCAGCCTGGAGCAGATTCAAGGCAGCCATCAGTGCCCGGCGGGAACGCCCGTGCGCGAGCTGTGTCCGTCGCGCTGGCCCCAGCTCGCGGAGACGATTGGCGCGCCGCTCTACCCGGATGGCGTTCCGGACGCCGGCGTGCTGGATGCGGGAGTGCAGCCGGTGGAGGACGCGGGCACGCCCGCCGACCCGAAGCCGAAGCCGTCCTCCGGTTGTGCCGCCGCGCCCGCGGGCATGTTGCTTCCGCTGTTCCTGCTTCCCCTGTTGCGCCGCGGCCGTCGGCGCGAGGCCCCATGA
- a CDS encoding hybrid sensor histidine kinase/response regulator, with the protein MSSSGPQEHGPSSEEPLPTRGRSPASLAELLNTEREALLEDWCARVSPLFTTLRLSQEQLVDALPALLDELHTTLVDAEEGADGLPPLHHSEAAGAHGRQRLRLGADVSLVTREYALLRDCILSRAERTDVDVPLHQLRVLSASIDNALAQAVIPFAFDSAERRHIEVEERERFFQLSPDMFCIAGLDGYFKRVNTYFVSVLGWSEAELYQHPFMDLIHPDDRASTQEEMRKLAHGIPTLRFQNRFRTRDGRYRWLAWASRPAPELGLIYAAARDITEQKTVAQEREQLLEVVRDSEARFRNMADHAPVMLWVTDVQGATTYMNRGWYAFTGQTEATGLGFGWFDAIHPDDLERTQRTFTESNAARQPFRLDYRLRGTDGHYRWAVDTGSPRFDADGHFLGYIGSVIDISDRKQAEVEREALLARESAARREAEEANQLKDEFLATISHELRTPLTAILGWVQLLRTGTLPAPRQERALETIERNARAQGQLIEDLLDVSRIVSGKLKLDVSPVDLSAVVQQALESVQPAADARRIEVRATVDTTSSVMGDPHRLQQVVWNLLSNAVKFTPKGGHVRLVVSRRDSIVELTVEDTGQGISEAFLSHVFERFRQADSGSTRKTGGLGLGLSIVRHIVEMHGGTVSAASDGEGRGATFTVRLPLSVTQRRDPAMPPSPKPPAAERLPSPPPELGGVRVLVVDDEEDARELLRTLLEDSGARVVTAGSALEGLQVLQAEHPDVLVSDIGMPVTDGYGFIERVRALSAEKGGHTPAVAITAYARSEDRTRVLRAGFQSHVPKPVEPGELLAVIASLADRYPALPKA; encoded by the coding sequence ATGTCTTCGTCGGGTCCACAGGAGCACGGCCCTTCATCTGAAGAGCCTCTGCCCACGAGGGGCCGGTCCCCTGCGTCCCTGGCCGAGCTGCTGAACACCGAACGCGAGGCGCTCCTGGAGGACTGGTGCGCCCGGGTGTCGCCTCTCTTCACCACCCTGCGCCTGTCACAAGAGCAGCTCGTTGACGCCCTGCCCGCCCTGCTCGATGAGCTCCACACCACGCTCGTGGACGCGGAGGAGGGCGCGGACGGCCTTCCCCCGCTCCACCACAGCGAGGCCGCTGGAGCACACGGCCGGCAGCGCCTGCGCCTGGGCGCGGACGTGTCCCTCGTCACGCGCGAATACGCCCTCCTGCGCGACTGCATCCTGTCGCGCGCCGAGCGCACCGACGTGGACGTGCCGCTGCATCAACTGCGCGTGCTCAGCGCCAGCATCGACAACGCGCTGGCCCAGGCCGTCATCCCGTTCGCGTTCGACAGCGCCGAGCGTCGCCACATCGAGGTCGAGGAGCGCGAGCGCTTCTTCCAGCTGTCCCCGGACATGTTCTGCATCGCGGGCCTGGATGGGTACTTCAAGCGCGTGAACACGTACTTCGTCAGCGTGCTCGGGTGGAGCGAAGCGGAGCTCTACCAGCACCCCTTCATGGACCTCATCCACCCCGATGACCGGGCGTCCACCCAGGAGGAGATGCGCAAGCTGGCCCACGGCATCCCCACCCTGCGCTTCCAGAACCGCTTCCGCACCCGCGACGGCCGCTACCGGTGGCTCGCGTGGGCCTCCCGCCCCGCGCCCGAGCTGGGCCTCATCTACGCCGCCGCGCGCGACATCACCGAACAGAAGACCGTGGCCCAGGAACGCGAACAACTGCTGGAGGTCGTGCGCGACAGCGAGGCCCGCTTCCGCAACATGGCGGACCACGCCCCCGTCATGCTCTGGGTGACGGACGTGCAAGGCGCCACGACGTACATGAACCGGGGCTGGTACGCCTTCACCGGCCAGACCGAGGCCACGGGCCTGGGCTTCGGCTGGTTCGACGCCATCCACCCCGACGACCTGGAGCGCACCCAGCGGACCTTCACGGAGTCCAACGCCGCCCGCCAGCCCTTCCGCCTGGACTACCGCCTGCGCGGCACGGATGGACATTACCGGTGGGCCGTGGACACCGGCTCGCCCCGCTTCGACGCGGACGGACACTTCCTGGGCTACATCGGCAGCGTCATCGACATCTCCGACCGCAAGCAGGCGGAGGTGGAACGCGAGGCCCTGCTCGCACGCGAGAGCGCCGCGCGCCGCGAGGCCGAAGAGGCCAACCAGCTCAAGGACGAGTTCCTCGCCACCATCAGCCATGAGCTGCGCACGCCCCTCACGGCCATCCTCGGCTGGGTGCAGCTCCTGCGCACCGGCACCCTGCCCGCCCCCCGCCAGGAGCGCGCGCTGGAGACCATCGAGCGCAACGCGCGCGCGCAGGGACAGCTCATCGAGGACCTGCTCGACGTCAGCCGCATCGTGTCCGGCAAGCTCAAACTGGACGTGTCGCCCGTGGACCTGTCCGCGGTGGTGCAGCAGGCGCTCGAGTCCGTGCAGCCAGCTGCGGACGCGCGCCGCATCGAGGTAAGGGCCACGGTGGACACCACCAGCAGCGTCATGGGCGATCCGCACCGGCTCCAGCAGGTGGTGTGGAACCTGCTGTCCAACGCGGTGAAGTTCACGCCCAAGGGCGGCCACGTGCGGCTGGTGGTGTCGCGGCGCGACTCCATCGTGGAGCTCACCGTGGAGGACACCGGCCAGGGCATCTCCGAGGCCTTCCTCTCCCACGTCTTCGAGCGCTTCCGTCAGGCCGACAGCGGCAGCACGCGAAAGACGGGCGGGCTGGGACTGGGGTTGTCCATCGTGCGCCACATCGTGGAGATGCACGGCGGCACCGTCTCCGCCGCCAGCGACGGCGAGGGCCGGGGCGCCACCTTCACCGTGCGGCTGCCCCTGTCCGTCACGCAGCGGCGCGACCCCGCCATGCCGCCGTCGCCGAAACCTCCCGCGGCGGAGCGGCTGCCCTCGCCCCCGCCGGAGCTGGGCGGCGTGCGGGTGCTCGTGGTGGATGACGAGGAGGACGCGCGCGAGCTGTTGCGCACGCTCCTGGAGGACAGCGGCGCCCGGGTGGTGACCGCGGGCTCCGCGCTGGAGGGACTCCAGGTGCTCCAGGCGGAGCATCCGGACGTGCTCGTCTCCGACATCGGCATGCCGGTCACGGACGGCTACGGCTTCATCGAGCGCGTGCGCGCGCTGTCCGCCGAGAAGGGCGGCCACACCCCGGCGGTGGCCATCACCGCCTATGCCCGCTCGGAGGACCGCACCCGCGTGCTGCGCGCCGGCTTCCAGAGCCACGTGCCCAAGCCGGTGGAGCCCGGGGAGCTGCTCGCCGTCATCGCCTCGCTCGCGGACCGGTACCCCGCGCTTCCGAAGGCGTGA